Part of the Roseofilum casamattae BLCC-M143 genome is shown below.
CGCACTGCGAATATAAGCTAAAAAACATTCAGACTCAATGTAACGACTCAGGTGTGGTAAATTAATATCGCTCCAGATGGGTAGGATGTTTTTGTAGATAAAAGGCTCTGTCTGTTTTTGGAAGTCATACCAACCTACTCCTACCCCATCAGCATTCACAGACGTTGTTACAGTTTCTTTGGGGCTGTAACTTTGAATATACAGAGAGTGTTCCGGTTCGTAGATTAGTTTATCGGGTTGAATCGGAGAACCAAGGTAAGCCAGTAATCGACACATAATTTAGAAATACAATAATGGTATCTTCAATACGGGGAGGTCGAGGGTCGTCCCAGACAGATTCTTGACCAGGACCAGTGGGAATGGGTTTGGGTCGCACGAAAAACTCCTAGAGCGTAAACTCCAAATTCTAAATTCTAAAATTGTTTTGGTCAATGGGTAGCCGCTAAACGAATTCCAGTGAACTGCCACCGAGCAGAAGGGGGGTAAAAATTACGGTAAGTTGGACGAATATGGGACAAGGCGGTTACGCATGAACCTCCCCGTAACACCAGTCGATTACACATTAATTTACCATTATATTCACCCACAATTCCGGCTTCCAGACGATAGCCAGGATAAGGTTGATGAGTGCTATTTGTCCATTCCCACACATCCCCGAATAGTTGCTCGGGTTGAGTATTTCCTAGGGCTGGAGCCGGATGCAACATTCCACTTTCTAATAAGTTCCCTGCTACTGGAATATTAGTAGTGGCTACTTCCCACTCCGCTTCAGTGGGTAAACGTTTACCTGCCCAACGAGCATAGGCATCTGCTTCATAAAAACTGACATGACAGACCGGTTCGTTTTCATTTAAGCGACGCATTCCCCCGAGAGTCATCAGCCACCAATCGCCATCAATTTCTTCCCAATATAAAGGAGATTTCCACTGTTTGGAACGAGTCGTTTGCCAACCTTCTGAGAGCCAATAATCGGGGTTATTGTAACCCCCAGCTTGGATAAATTCTAGGTATTCTCCATTGGTTACTAATCGAGAAGCAAGTTGATAGTCTTGCAAATAAACTCGATGGCGAGGTTGTTCGTTATCAAAGGCAAATCCTTCGCCATCGTGACCGATTTCATATAATTGTGCTGGATAGTCTAACCAATCAAGCGGTTTGCATACAGATGCAGCATTGGGTGTCGGTAAATCTGCTTTGTAGACGGGACGTAGGGGATTATTGCCAAAGATATGCTTAATGTTGGTTAATAGAAACTCTTGATGTTGCTGTTCGTGGTGGAGTCCGAGAATAATCAAGGATTCTAATTCTGGGTTTCCGAGATTGTCTGCTATGAATGACTGCATCGCTTCATCCACATAGGCACGATAGCGATAAATTTCTGCTACAGTAGGGCGAGATAAAGTTCCTCGTTCGGCAGCAGCAACTCGTTCCCCTAATGACTCGTAGTATGAATTTAAAATGTAGTCGTATTTGGGATGAAAAACGCTGTAGCCTTGGCAGTGGGGAACTAAAATAAACGTTTCAAAAAACCAAGCGGTATGGGCAAGATGCCACTTCAAGGGACTGGCATCGGACATACTTTGAACTACATAGTCTTCAATTTCTAGAGGTTGACAGATTTGTTCGCTGAGTTGGCGAACTTGTTGATAGTATGCTGACAAAGATAGTGAGGGTTGAGCGTCAGGAATTGTGATTAACATTACTGTAATATAGTGGTTTTTAATTAATTACTTGATACACCCAAGTTTGCAAATACATATCTGGTTGTCCTTTAGGTTCGGCTTGATATCTATCTCCAAGCTCTGTTAATTGCCACTTTCCTTGTGCTTCTAAAGCGGCCATTTGGTCTTGAAAATCGCTGCTTTTGTAGAAATCGGGGCGTAGGGTAAAAATAATGTATCCCTCTGGTTTAGTAACACGAATCAACTCATCAAAAGAACTGCTGGGAGCATGTCCATAGGTAAATACACCACAAAGAGTAACGGCATGAAATGTAGCAGTGGCAAAGTCCAAGGATTCGCCTAAAACCATTTGGCATAATTTAGTATATACATTCTTCTTTTTGGCTTCAGCTAGCATCCCTTCAGAAAGGTCAATTCCCACTAGGTTTTGATAGCCTTCTTCCTGCAGCCATTGACCCATTGTACCTGTGCCTGCACCAGCATCTAAAATCAAGGCATTTTTGGAAACATACTTAAGAGTTAGATCGACTATGGGTTCGCGGTTTAGACGACCAAAACATTCTATTAAATCTTCTTCGTATTCCTTTGCCCATTGGTCATAGCGTTGAGCTAATTCTTGATTATTCCGGGAATTATAAACCCATTGCACTCGTTCTTCTTTTTTCATAACTTCATCGTGACTTAACTAATAGCTGGTAATTGAAATGTTGACAAAATTAATGTTTAAACTAAGTTACTAGAGATTGTCTTTTATTTTGCCAAATATCCAATTTGGAATAGAGTGCTCTTCACCGTATACATAATCATATTTTTGTTCGATTTTATGCCAATTGATTGAACTATCTGAAAGAACTTCCTTAGTAAATATATCCATTGCTTTACCAGATACACCTTTATCCCAACATTTCTTCATCATCAATCTATTTTCGTCTACTTCACCAACACATTCAAATGGTGTATATTCAGATAAGCCCCACATTTGCTTGTAAAAAGGAAGTAGTTCTTCATCATCAAACAAATTTGACTTAAAAACTGATTCTACAGACTCTTGATTAAAATAAGCCATCCAACTCATCCATACATAGGCACATTTGGAGCATTTTTTGCACCAAGGTTTTTGGTTGTTGCACGAAAAGATGGTTGAGAGAGATTTTGGATACTTTGCTAAGTTTTTGAAAATCCTGAATTCGTAAATTGGCTGCAAAATACTAAAGTAGGTAAAATCAGAAAATAAAACTTCTCTGATATATTGATTCAAGTATTTTTCAGCTTCATAGCTTTTTCCCCATTGATGATTCACTTCCATACCAAGCTCATCTGAAAACAAGCTTCCAGTATTTGAGCTTTTTTCG
Proteins encoded:
- the egtB gene encoding ergothioneine biosynthesis protein EgtB, producing MLITIPDAQPSLSLSAYYQQVRQLSEQICQPLEIEDYVVQSMSDASPLKWHLAHTAWFFETFILVPHCQGYSVFHPKYDYILNSYYESLGERVAAAERGTLSRPTVAEIYRYRAYVDEAMQSFIADNLGNPELESLIILGLHHEQQHQEFLLTNIKHIFGNNPLRPVYKADLPTPNAASVCKPLDWLDYPAQLYEIGHDGEGFAFDNEQPRHRVYLQDYQLASRLVTNGEYLEFIQAGGYNNPDYWLSEGWQTTRSKQWKSPLYWEEIDGDWWLMTLGGMRRLNENEPVCHVSFYEADAYARWAGKRLPTEAEWEVATTNIPVAGNLLESGMLHPAPALGNTQPEQLFGDVWEWTNSTHQPYPGYRLEAGIVGEYNGKLMCNRLVLRGGSCVTALSHIRPTYRNFYPPSARWQFTGIRLAATH
- a CDS encoding class I SAM-dependent DNA methyltransferase; protein product: MKKEERVQWVYNSRNNQELAQRYDQWAKEYEEDLIECFGRLNREPIVDLTLKYVSKNALILDAGAGTGTMGQWLQEEGYQNLVGIDLSEGMLAEAKKKNVYTKLCQMVLGESLDFATATFHAVTLCGVFTYGHAPSSSFDELIRVTKPEGYIIFTLRPDFYKSSDFQDQMAALEAQGKWQLTELGDRYQAEPKGQPDMYLQTWVYQVIN